The genomic region TGCTGCAACTCGATGGGAACTCCGAGCCCTCCATCGCGCCTTTCCGACCGCCCGCGCTGCCACTCTCGCCGGCCTTCGCTGTTTTGCGGACGATCGGGCCGGCCAGTCCTATCGCCTGATTCAAACCGGTATCGGGCCTGAGGCGGCCGCGAGGGTCGCCAAGGCGGTTATGGATGCGCAAGCAATGGAATCCATCATTTCCGCCGGATTCGCCTGTGCGCTGGTGCCGGCTCAGGTTGGAGACGTGATGATCGGTTCGCAAAGCGTATTTGCACGTTCGACCGGCTGTTGGGAAATCCAGGGCGACGTCGTCGCGTGCGACGACGGGCTGAACGAAGAAATGCGAACGCTGGCACGCGAAACCGGTCTGCCCGTCCGGGCCGGTCGGTTCGTTTCGGTGGCGACCGTAGTGGGACGGGCGGAGGAGAAGCAGCGCCTCGCCAGGACGGCGGATGCGGTGGCACTCGATATGGAGAGTCAGGCGCTCGGCGCCGCAGCACGGCAGCGGGGCGTGCCGTTCGCGATCGTCCGGACCGTGTCCGATCTGCTCGATGAAGATCTTCCGCTCGATTTCAATCAGTTTCTCAGACCGCTCGGATGGCCCAAAGGATTGGGACAGGTGCTGGCACATCCCGGCAGTCTCGCCGGTCTCAATCGGCTCAGAAAACAAAGCAGTCTGGCGGCGGAGCGGCTTACCGGTCTCTTCACGCGCTATGCGGCTGCTCGGCTTGAAGGCCGTGGAATAGGGGTTTCCTCGTGAACCGCCTGCTGGAACGAATGGGGGCCCGTGCACTGGCAATGGTCGGTGAAATGGGTCGTATGCTGCTCTTCGTGGCCTCGTCCTTCGCCTGGCTTGCCAGACCGCCGTTTCGGCCGATACAGGTCGTCAAGCAACTGCACTTCGTCGGCTACAAGTCCACGTTCGTCGTCGTGCTGACCGCCGGATTCACCGGCATGGTTTTGGCGCTACAGGGGTACTATACCTTGCGGAAATTTGGCTCGGAGGGATTGCTCGGCTCCGCCGTCGCGCTCAGTATGATCCGTGAGTTGGGACCGGTGCTGGCCGCCTTGATGGTCACGGCGCGGGCCGGTTCCGCGATGACCGCCGAGATCGGCATCATGAGAATTACCGAGCAGATCGATGCCATGGATACGATGGCCATCAACCCGCTCCAATACTTGGTCGCGCCGAAGCTGCTGGCCGGCTTGATCGGTGTTCCCTTACTCGTCGCGATTTTCGACGTTGTCGGGATCTACGGAGGCTATCTGGTCGGTGTGGAATTGTTGGGGGGCAATGGCGGAGCCTATTGGAATTCGATCGAGTCCGCCGTCGAATGGAAAGATATCTATGGCGGCATTTTGAAATCGATCAGTTTCGGGCTGATCGTGAGCTGGATTTGCTGTTACAAGGGATTTTTTACCAAGCATAGCGCCGAAGGGTTGGGCTCGGCGACGACGGAGGCCGTCGTCCTCTCCTCCGTGTTGATTCTGGTGTGGGATTATTTCCTGACCTCCATACTGTTGTGACCGGTAAACCGCGATCGATTGCCGACCTCTTGCGTGACATATGATCAGACTCGTCGGGGTGGAAAAGACATTGGGCGGACAACGGGTCCTGCAAGGACTCGACTTGTCCATTCCGGCCGGGCAGCTGACGACGGTGATCGGACGCAGTGGAGAAGGCAAAAGCGTGCTCCTCAAGCACATGATCGGGTTGATGCAGCCGGATCGAGGCGAGGTCTGGGTCGGTGATGTGGAAATTTCACACCTGAAGGGCAAACGCTTGAACGACGTCCGGAAGCGGTTTGCCATGCTCTTTCAGGGGGCGGCCTTGTTCGACTCCCTCTCCGTCTTCGAAAACGTCGCGTTCCCGCTCAGGGAGAAGTTGCAGATGAAGGGGTCTGAGGTGTCCCGGCGGGTCGAGGAAAAGCTGGATCAGGTCGGGCTGAAAGGCATGGGGCACAAGTATCCGGCCGAACTCAGCGGGGGAATGAAAAAGCGGGCGGGGCTGGCGCGGGCGTTGGTCATGGAGCCGGAGATCATTCTGTTCGACGAGCCTACGACGGGCCTCGATCCGTTGATGGCGAAGTCCATCCACGATCTCATCGTCTCGATGCAGCGGCGGTTCCAGTTCACGGCCGTCATGGTCAGCCATGAAATACCGGAAGTCTTCGGCATTTCCGACTGGGTCGCGATGCTGCGGCGCGGAAAAATCGCCGCCATGGCGCCGGCGAAGGAGTTTGTGCGGATCGATGATCCGGAGATTCAGGAGTTCATCACCGCCGGCGGCACCCTGGCCTTGCCGAAGGCGCTGGTCGGATAAGACGGAGGGTCACGCATTATGGAGAAAACCAAGCTCGAGCTGATCGTGGGCGTATTCGTACTGATCGGGATCGTCTGTTTGGGCTATCTGTCGATCAAGCTGGGGAAGTTGGAACTGGTCGGTGGAAACGTCTATGAAGTCGTGGCGCAGTTCAATTCGGCGTCAGGGCTCAAGCCGGGATCGGCCGTCGAAATCGCCGGTGTCGAGGTCGGGAGAGTGCGCGGCATCGTGCTGAAAGACGATCGTGCGTCGGTCACCTTGGCGGTTCATGATAATGTGAAGCTCTACAGCGACACCATCGCATCGATTAAAACCAGGGGCATCATCGGCGAGAAATTTCTTGCGCTGTCGCCAGGCGGCGGCGGTGATGCGTTGAAGTCGGGCGATACGATCCGCGATACGGAGTCCGGGCTGGACTTGGAAGAACTGGTCAGCCAGTATGTACACGGGAAGGTCAACTGAGTCGTCGCCGGGCTATTCCAGCGAAGCGGCCGCACAGATGGAGACGGACGATATGCCACGTTATGTTGTGCAGCGATGGAAGAAGATCGGATTCGTGATGGGTGCAACCATCGCGTTGACGGCCATGATCGTCGGAATCGGTCTTCGGCCGGCGGCGGCCGGAGGCGCCACCGAAGCCATGAAATCGACGATCGACGAGGTGTTGAAGATCCTGGGTGACAAGGATCTCAAACATCCGGAGAAATCTGCGCAGCGACGAAAGATGTTGGAAAAGGTCGTCGGCGACCGATTCGACTATGCCGAAATGTCCAGGCGGTCCTTGGGATCCACGTGGACGGGCCTGTCCGCCCCAGAACGGGAAGAGTTCGTCGGGCTCTTTCAGACCTTATTGGTCAGTACCTATGCCGAAAAGGTCGAAACGTATTCCGGCGAAGGCGTGCATTATCTCAGCGAGCGCACGGAAAAAGACTATGCCGAGGTCCGCACCAAAGTCCTGACGGGCAAGACGGAAATACCACTGGATTACCGGCTGCTGAACCGGGATTCGGTCTGGCGGGTTTATGACGTAGTGGTGGACGG from Nitrospira japonica harbors:
- a CDS encoding 5'-methylthioadenosine/S-adenosylhomocysteine nucleosidase family protein codes for the protein MKPVAIFAATRWELRALHRAFPTARAATLAGLRCFADDRAGQSYRLIQTGIGPEAAARVAKAVMDAQAMESIISAGFACALVPAQVGDVMIGSQSVFARSTGCWEIQGDVVACDDGLNEEMRTLARETGLPVRAGRFVSVATVVGRAEEKQRLARTADAVALDMESQALGAAARQRGVPFAIVRTVSDLLDEDLPLDFNQFLRPLGWPKGLGQVLAHPGSLAGLNRLRKQSSLAAERLTGLFTRYAAARLEGRGIGVSS
- a CDS encoding ABC transporter ATP-binding protein, translated to MIRLVGVEKTLGGQRVLQGLDLSIPAGQLTTVIGRSGEGKSVLLKHMIGLMQPDRGEVWVGDVEISHLKGKRLNDVRKRFAMLFQGAALFDSLSVFENVAFPLREKLQMKGSEVSRRVEEKLDQVGLKGMGHKYPAELSGGMKKRAGLARALVMEPEIILFDEPTTGLDPLMAKSIHDLIVSMQRRFQFTAVMVSHEIPEVFGISDWVAMLRRGKIAAMAPAKEFVRIDDPEIQEFITAGGTLALPKALVG
- the mlaD gene encoding outer membrane lipid asymmetry maintenance protein MlaD, translating into MEKTKLELIVGVFVLIGIVCLGYLSIKLGKLELVGGNVYEVVAQFNSASGLKPGSAVEIAGVEVGRVRGIVLKDDRASVTLAVHDNVKLYSDTIASIKTRGIIGEKFLALSPGGGGDALKSGDTIRDTESGLDLEELVSQYVHGKVN
- a CDS encoding MlaE family ABC transporter permease, encoding MNRLLERMGARALAMVGEMGRMLLFVASSFAWLARPPFRPIQVVKQLHFVGYKSTFVVVLTAGFTGMVLALQGYYTLRKFGSEGLLGSAVALSMIRELGPVLAALMVTARAGSAMTAEIGIMRITEQIDAMDTMAINPLQYLVAPKLLAGLIGVPLLVAIFDVVGIYGGYLVGVELLGGNGGAYWNSIESAVEWKDIYGGILKSISFGLIVSWICCYKGFFTKHSAEGLGSATTEAVVLSSVLILVWDYFLTSILL
- a CDS encoding MlaC/ttg2D family ABC transporter substrate-binding protein — protein: MPRYVVQRWKKIGFVMGATIALTAMIVGIGLRPAAAGGATEAMKSTIDEVLKILGDKDLKHPEKSAQRRKMLEKVVGDRFDYAEMSRRSLGSTWTGLSAPEREEFVGLFQTLLVSTYAEKVETYSGEGVHYLSERTEKDYAEVRTKVLTGKTEIPLDYRLLNRDSVWRVYDVVVDGVSLVNNYRGQFSKILKNGSFAELVDQLRKKSEKIRTS